Proteins from one Ketobacter alkanivorans genomic window:
- a CDS encoding TIGR00266 family protein: MSTYNVNVTGDISPYAQRDTVIAAFAKMANIDEQKAEAIFDRGNVTIKKGVDEQTAAKFQKALEQIGAIAVIDPPLPGSEAPLSFDEPVTVEETTPPPAAPALHQAAAALEQTNPKGYPFTIEGRPDYAFLTVKVPANETLKVEASSMATMDTHMKMKTKLRGGFGRFLSGESIFINEFTAEGGPGEIGIAPGSPGDMTHLYLDNNIVYLQNSAFVASTMGVEIESKWQGLTKGFFSGESLFLIRASGSGDLWFNTYGALIEIDVEEDYVVDTGNIVAFTDGLDYTITKVGGYKSLFFSGEGFVCRFKGQGKVWIQTRGVAAFAWWAHWFRPVEKSNG; encoded by the coding sequence ATGAGCACATACAACGTCAATGTGACCGGCGACATCAGCCCCTACGCCCAGCGCGACACGGTCATCGCGGCCTTCGCCAAGATGGCCAATATTGATGAGCAGAAAGCCGAAGCCATTTTTGACCGTGGCAATGTCACCATCAAAAAAGGTGTCGACGAGCAGACCGCTGCCAAATTCCAGAAAGCCCTGGAGCAAATCGGCGCTATTGCCGTCATCGACCCGCCTCTGCCCGGCAGCGAAGCGCCCCTGAGCTTTGACGAGCCGGTAACCGTGGAAGAAACCACGCCTCCCCCGGCAGCGCCCGCCCTTCATCAGGCTGCGGCGGCTCTGGAGCAAACCAACCCCAAGGGTTACCCATTCACCATCGAAGGCCGCCCGGACTACGCCTTCCTCACGGTGAAAGTGCCCGCCAATGAAACGCTGAAAGTGGAAGCCTCCTCCATGGCCACCATGGACACCCACATGAAAATGAAAACCAAACTGCGGGGTGGCTTTGGACGTTTTCTGAGCGGAGAATCCATCTTCATCAACGAATTCACCGCAGAAGGCGGCCCCGGCGAAATCGGCATCGCGCCGGGCTCCCCCGGTGACATGACCCACCTCTACCTGGACAACAACATCGTCTACCTGCAGAACTCCGCTTTCGTGGCCTCCACCATGGGCGTGGAAATCGAAAGCAAGTGGCAAGGCCTCACCAAGGGGTTCTTCTCCGGTGAGAGCCTGTTCCTGATCCGCGCCAGCGGCAGCGGGGATCTGTGGTTCAACACCTACGGTGCCCTGATCGAAATCGATGTAGAGGAAGACTACGTGGTGGATACCGGCAACATCGTCGCCTTCACCGACGGCCTGGACTACACCATCACCAAAGTGGGGGGCTATAAATCCCTGTTCTTCTCCGGGGAAGGCTTTGTCTGCCGCTTCAAAGGTCAAGGCAAGGTCTGGATTCAAACCCGAGGCGTCGCCGCCTTTGCCTGGTGGGCCCACTGGTTCCGACCGGTCGAAAAATCAAACGGGTAA
- a CDS encoding TIGR00266 family protein encodes MHIELLNRPGNTAAKVTLQPGETCTAESGAMIAMSGNMDITTTTHKKSSRGIMKAIKRMVAGESLFLNHFEPKGKAGEVWLGTSLAGDMEVMELDQDSLIVQGSSFLACEEDIDIDLGWQGFKSVFSGESVFWVNLKGKGKVIVSSFGAIYPVQVNGEYIVDTGHIVAFNETLNFSITKAGSSWFHSMLGGEGLVCKFSGQGTVWCQSHNPISFGQALTSGLRPRRV; translated from the coding sequence ATGCACATTGAACTGCTTAACCGCCCCGGCAATACGGCGGCGAAAGTAACACTGCAACCCGGTGAAACCTGCACCGCCGAATCCGGGGCCATGATTGCCATGAGCGGCAATATGGACATCACCACCACGACCCACAAAAAAAGCAGCCGTGGCATCATGAAAGCCATCAAGCGCATGGTGGCCGGTGAATCCCTGTTTCTGAACCACTTTGAACCCAAGGGCAAAGCCGGTGAAGTCTGGCTGGGCACCTCACTAGCCGGGGACATGGAAGTCATGGAACTGGATCAGGACAGCCTGATCGTTCAAGGCAGCTCATTCCTCGCCTGCGAAGAGGACATCGATATCGACCTGGGTTGGCAGGGCTTCAAATCCGTGTTTTCCGGCGAAAGCGTGTTCTGGGTCAACCTGAAGGGCAAAGGCAAAGTCATCGTATCCTCTTTCGGTGCCATCTACCCGGTGCAGGTGAACGGCGAATACATCGTCGACACCGGCCACATTGTCGCCTTTAACGAAACCCTGAACTTCAGCATCACCAAAGCCGGTTCCAGCTGGTTTCACTCCATGCTGGGGGGCGAAGGCCTGGTCTGTAAATTCAGCGGCCAGGGTACCGTCTGGTGCCAATCCCATAACCCCATCAGTTTCGGTCAGGCCCTCACCAGCGGCCTGCGCCCACGACGCGTTTAG